The following are from one region of the Pirellulales bacterium genome:
- a CDS encoding sigma-70 family RNA polymerase sigma factor, translating to MVPTSKQGLPESPKAVVDSLPLDGSDPAELIALAKRDGAGSLGRLLELYRNYLSLMARVQIGRRLQGKVDAADAVQETFLEAHRNFSQFRGSTEGEFVAWLRQILGARLSNLVRHYLGTKGRDIRLERAMIQEMGQSSAIMNEQLVSAHESPSSHAARREHAVMLADALDRLPPDYREVIVLRHLEGIPFVEIAARMERSEDSVQKLWVRGLARLRQEMGAHT from the coding sequence ATGGTGCCGACTAGCAAGCAAGGGCTTCCCGAATCTCCCAAGGCGGTCGTTGACTCTTTGCCGCTCGACGGCTCGGATCCCGCCGAATTGATCGCGCTGGCGAAGCGCGACGGCGCGGGCTCACTCGGCCGATTGCTGGAGCTGTACCGTAATTACTTGTCGCTTATGGCGCGCGTGCAGATCGGGCGGCGGCTGCAGGGCAAAGTCGACGCCGCCGACGCCGTGCAAGAGACTTTTCTCGAAGCGCACCGTAATTTTTCACAATTTCGTGGTTCGACCGAAGGGGAATTCGTCGCCTGGTTGCGGCAAATCCTCGGCGCGAGGCTTTCTAACCTCGTGCGCCACTACCTGGGTACCAAGGGACGCGATATCCGGCTGGAACGGGCCATGATCCAGGAAATGGGGCAATCATCGGCAATCATGAACGAGCAGTTGGTATCGGCGCATGAAAGCCCCAGCAGCCATGCCGCGCGGCGCGAGCATGCGGTCATGCTGGCCGATGCCCTGGATCGACTGCCGCCCGATTATCGCGAGGTAATCGTGCTGCGGCACCTGGAAGGAATCCCCTTCGTGGAAATCGCCGCGCGGATGGAACGCAGCGAAGACAGCGTCCAAAAGCTGTGGGTGCGTGGCCTGGCACGGTTGCGTCAGGAGATGGGGGCGCACACGTGA
- a CDS encoding DUF1501 domain-containing protein yields the protein MNRHQNRDVGDSSAGVPLPRREFLSWVGNGLSSAAVASLLLDDRTSRAAAVPGDAADPPPHAPPKARRAIHICLCGAMSHVDTFDHKPELVRLHGKSLVADEKPDVFFGQVGLLRAPDWQFRQRGKSGLWVSDLLPNIAEVADELTVIHSMFAETSNHTPAMFQENTGFRLNGFPVLGSWLSYGLGCETDNLPAFVVIPDARELPAGGSINWTNGFLPARHQGVVVRARGNPIDDLFPPASISPTTERATQELLARMNARHLADRQAADPLAARVQAYEMAARMQLAVPEVAALDRETAATQAMYGFERDETRDFGRACLMARRLLERGVRFVQLFSGGTFGSPRRNWDGHEDMVKNHGQEALRIDQPVAALLKDLRQRGMLDDTLVLFTTEFGRTPFTQSAADVVGKGRDHNQYGFTVWVAGAGLKHGMAYGATDDVGYRAVDRPVHWHDFHATVLHLLGIDHERLTFYHNGIRRRLTNVHGQVIDALLA from the coding sequence ATGAATCGACACCAGAACCGTGACGTTGGCGATTCTTCGGCCGGCGTCCCCTTACCGCGACGCGAGTTCTTGTCCTGGGTTGGCAATGGACTATCGAGCGCGGCCGTGGCCAGCCTGCTGCTCGACGATCGAACATCGCGCGCCGCGGCCGTGCCGGGCGATGCCGCTGATCCGCCACCGCATGCGCCCCCGAAAGCCCGCCGCGCCATCCACATCTGCCTGTGCGGCGCGATGAGCCACGTCGACACGTTCGACCACAAGCCGGAGCTCGTGCGCTTGCACGGCAAATCACTCGTCGCCGACGAGAAGCCGGACGTCTTTTTCGGGCAAGTCGGCTTGCTGCGCGCGCCGGATTGGCAATTTCGCCAGCGCGGCAAAAGCGGGCTGTGGGTCAGCGACCTCTTGCCGAACATCGCCGAGGTGGCCGACGAGCTGACGGTGATCCACTCCATGTTCGCCGAGACGTCGAATCACACGCCGGCCATGTTCCAGGAAAACACCGGCTTCCGCCTGAATGGTTTCCCCGTGCTGGGAAGCTGGCTGTCGTATGGTTTGGGCTGCGAAACCGATAACTTACCGGCGTTCGTCGTCATTCCGGACGCGCGCGAGTTGCCCGCCGGCGGCTCGATCAATTGGACCAACGGCTTTTTGCCGGCTCGGCACCAGGGAGTGGTCGTGCGTGCGCGCGGCAACCCGATCGACGACTTGTTTCCCCCCGCCTCGATCAGTCCCACGACCGAACGAGCGACGCAAGAGCTTCTGGCGAGGATGAACGCGCGGCATCTCGCCGACCGTCAGGCCGCCGATCCACTCGCGGCCCGCGTGCAGGCTTACGAAATGGCGGCGCGCATGCAATTGGCAGTGCCGGAAGTCGCGGCCCTGGACCGTGAAACCGCCGCCACGCAAGCCATGTACGGCTTCGAGCGCGATGAGACCCGCGATTTCGGCCGCGCCTGCCTGATGGCGCGGCGCCTGTTGGAACGGGGCGTTCGATTCGTGCAGTTGTTTTCTGGCGGCACGTTCGGCAGCCCGCGCCGCAACTGGGATGGTCACGAGGACATGGTGAAGAATCATGGGCAAGAGGCGCTGCGCATCGATCAACCAGTGGCGGCCTTGCTCAAGGACTTGCGTCAGCGCGGCATGTTGGACGATACACTCGTGCTGTTCACCACCGAGTTTGGCCGCACGCCCTTTACGCAATCGGCGGCCGATGTCGTGGGCAAAGGGCGCGACCACAATCAGTACGGATTCACCGTCTGGGTGGCCGGCGCCGGCTTGAAGCATGGCATGGCGTACGGGGCAACCGACGACGTCGGCTACCGGGCTGTTGACCGGCCGGTTCACTGGCACGATTTTCACGCCACCGTGTTGCACCTACTGGGCATCGATCACGAGCGGCTGACCTTTTACCACAATGGCATACGCCGCCGCTTGACGAATGTGCATGGCCAGGTGATCGACGCGCTCCTGGCTTGA
- a CDS encoding protein kinase has protein sequence MTAEFDNRTRPDDAVGASCADDCTDDPRVARALHEYVAAIESGDPPDRDEFLAKHADISSALAACLDSLAIVLAAAPRLRLNPGDHATPSSPVAMPAALGDFRIIRELGRGGMGVVYEAEQLSLGRRVALKVLPFASALDVTRLQRFKNEAQAAAQLHHTNIVPVYAVGCERGVHFYAMQLIEGETLGSLILGMAREARGLQRGAHRSAGSPTEDWVIVKGEPAANPGGKRAAVSADLATPHHDTLRAGETAPLTGLRSAEQKTKRLAFYQTAARLGVQAAEALEHAHQMGVIHRDVKPGNLLLDARGKLWITDFGLAQFQAEGGLTLTGNLPGTIRYMSPEQATGKRVLLDHRTDIYSLGITLYELLTLEPAFDDSDGRVLLRQIAIAEPRTPRAVDPNIPLDLETILLKATAKLPVERYATAQALADDLQRFLDHQPISARRPSALDRVVKWGRRHKPIVVAGVLSLVLVSLGLLASTILIAREHAKTKVAYQRVVEERAAANQSFQQARQAVDAFTQLSEEELTSKPSMLQSRRKFLETALDYYETFLEQHRNDKAVQAELAATRQWVAKIIDELTTLSSFGPLVLLSDERVQEELGIGNSQREEIEKLIDKLWAQQAETNDQQLTREQRQHLLAESLRLHEEQIARVIGPRQMERLRQIALQQQGPFAFKRQEVIEALDLSSDQRQRITDIIEAHAPHRRQFRDRPFPEDGPPDWHAAPPPKPYDDMFEPHDRRPPRSEPSSSEIVQDDGHVAFEQHTARENEADPPGSGHRRGSFDGPPRSDRRPPPPHDDHHGPHRGPPGPRELTDTMRRTVDDIVTILTPEQRHTWSALVGEPVQFKLHHSPENLFLW, from the coding sequence GTGACCGCCGAATTCGACAACAGGACGCGGCCTGACGATGCCGTTGGCGCCAGCTGCGCCGACGATTGCACGGACGATCCGCGCGTTGCCCGCGCGTTGCACGAGTACGTGGCGGCGATCGAGTCGGGCGATCCGCCGGATCGCGACGAGTTTCTAGCGAAGCACGCCGATATTTCGTCGGCCTTGGCTGCTTGTCTCGATAGTCTGGCCATCGTGCTCGCGGCAGCACCGCGGCTGCGGCTGAATCCCGGCGATCATGCAACGCCCTCCAGCCCGGTGGCGATGCCCGCCGCCTTGGGAGATTTTCGCATCATTCGCGAACTTGGCCGCGGTGGCATGGGGGTGGTGTACGAGGCCGAGCAGTTGTCGTTAGGGAGGCGCGTGGCGCTAAAGGTGCTCCCCTTTGCATCGGCACTTGACGTCACGCGCTTGCAAAGATTCAAGAACGAGGCGCAGGCCGCCGCGCAATTGCACCACACGAACATCGTGCCTGTCTACGCTGTCGGTTGTGAGCGCGGCGTCCACTTTTACGCGATGCAATTGATCGAGGGCGAGACGCTCGGGAGCCTGATTCTTGGCATGGCGCGCGAAGCGCGCGGCCTCCAGCGCGGAGCGCATCGCAGCGCGGGAAGCCCGACCGAGGATTGGGTCATCGTCAAGGGCGAGCCCGCGGCTAATCCTGGCGGTAAACGTGCTGCCGTATCCGCCGACCTGGCAACGCCCCATCACGATACGTTGCGCGCCGGCGAGACGGCGCCATTGACCGGCCTGCGCTCGGCTGAACAAAAAACGAAACGGCTGGCCTTCTATCAGACCGCGGCGCGGCTGGGCGTGCAGGCAGCCGAAGCCCTGGAGCACGCACACCAGATGGGCGTGATCCATCGCGACGTCAAGCCGGGCAACCTTTTGCTCGACGCGCGCGGCAAGTTATGGATCACGGACTTCGGCCTCGCGCAGTTTCAAGCCGAAGGAGGGCTGACGCTGACCGGCAACTTGCCCGGCACGATTCGTTACATGAGTCCCGAGCAGGCGACCGGCAAGCGCGTATTGCTCGACCACCGCACGGATATTTATTCGCTCGGCATCACTCTGTACGAGCTATTAACGCTGGAGCCCGCCTTCGACGACTCCGACGGGCGAGTCCTGCTGCGGCAGATCGCGATTGCCGAGCCGCGCACGCCGCGCGCGGTCGACCCCAATATTCCACTCGACCTGGAAACGATCCTGCTCAAGGCGACCGCCAAATTGCCGGTCGAACGCTATGCGACGGCCCAGGCCCTGGCCGATGATCTGCAGCGGTTTCTCGATCATCAGCCGATTTCTGCGCGGCGACCGAGCGCGCTCGATCGCGTGGTGAAATGGGGACGGCGGCATAAGCCCATCGTGGTGGCGGGCGTGTTATCGCTCGTGCTGGTTTCGCTGGGATTGCTCGCGAGTACGATTCTGATCGCGCGCGAGCATGCGAAAACCAAGGTGGCGTATCAGCGGGTCGTCGAAGAGCGCGCGGCGGCGAATCAAAGTTTTCAACAGGCCCGGCAAGCGGTGGATGCCTTCACACAGCTCAGCGAAGAGGAATTGACTAGTAAGCCCTCGATGTTGCAATCGCGCCGCAAGTTCTTGGAAACGGCGTTGGATTATTACGAGACGTTTCTCGAGCAGCACCGCAACGATAAGGCCGTACAGGCGGAGCTAGCCGCGACGCGGCAATGGGTTGCGAAGATCATCGACGAGCTCACGACCTTGAGCAGCTTCGGGCCGCTCGTGCTGCTTTCCGACGAGCGGGTGCAAGAAGAGCTGGGCATCGGCAACTCGCAGCGAGAAGAGATAGAGAAACTCATCGACAAGCTCTGGGCCCAGCAGGCCGAGACAAACGATCAGCAGCTCACGCGCGAACAGCGGCAACACCTGCTCGCGGAATCGTTGCGCTTGCACGAAGAGCAAATTGCACGCGTCATTGGTCCACGGCAAATGGAGCGTTTGCGACAGATTGCCTTGCAGCAGCAGGGCCCGTTCGCTTTCAAGCGACAGGAAGTCATCGAGGCGCTGGATTTGTCGAGCGATCAGCGCCAACGCATCACCGACATCATCGAGGCTCATGCCCCGCACCGGCGACAATTCCGCGATCGTCCCTTCCCGGAGGACGGACCGCCCGATTGGCATGCGGCCCCTCCGCCCAAGCCCTATGACGACATGTTCGAGCCTCACGATCGGCGGCCGCCGCGATCGGAACCATCGTCGTCGGAAATCGTGCAGGATGACGGCCACGTCGCTTTCGAGCAGCACACCGCGCGCGAGAACGAAGCAGATCCGCCTGGTAGCGGGCACAGGCGCGGTAGCTTCGACGGTCCGCCGCGATCCGATCGGCGCCCTCCTCCGCCACACGACGATCATCACGGCCCACACCGCGGTCCGCCGGGGCCGCGCGAATTGACCGATACGATGAGGCGAACGGTAGACGACATCGTGACAATTCTCACGCCCGAACAGCGGCACACGTGGAGCGCTTTGGTCGGTGAACCAGTTCAATTCAAGCTGCACCACTCGCCTGAGAATTTATTTCTATGGTGA
- a CDS encoding fibronectin type III domain-containing protein: MARFNRSQDLLGKKRRTGRTLRMEELEVRCLLTATATAHTDYVELASSTGITGYTPAQIKAAYGVSSLSFGSTAANGAGQTIAIVDAYNDPNIASDLAAFDAAMGIAAPPSFKVVNQNGGSSLPKADSTGGWEGEIALDVEWAHAIAPGANIILVEANSASDADLFAAVNWARQQAGVSVISMSWGSDDSLANASNDQNLSSQYLVTPSGHQGITFVASSGDDGHPNFPAESPNVLAVGGTDLYLTSSGAITSETAWEPTTSGGQTWSGGGGVSQEFSGRDVPDVAYNAGVGMAVYNTYGGAGGWESIGGTSAGAPQWAALIAIANQGRALAGQGTLNGASQTLAAIYAAPASDFHDITTGSTQFESAGVGYDLATGRGSPVANLLVPFLVSYGTSGSTGGGGTGGGGTGGGTTSSNPTAPSNFTASTLSTTQISISWSSSTGATGYHLYENVNGTPVLLTNYGPAATSAIIGGLTAGTTYSFELVAYNSSGTAATNWVEATTATSTVTTVVAPQNLAATATSATTVQLSWSASAGASGYRIYEYQNGTAVLINTVGAGTTSATVSGLTPSSTAYFFVTAYNANSSASTSWVSVTLPAANVSVSAPQNVTASATSATTALISWSAVTGATSYRVFEYVNGQAVQVGTTTSGTTSLTVGNLTPGTTDYFYVTAYNATSTASSGWVSVTMPSAATLSAPRVTASATSSTTGTLSWSASAGATGYEIVYWNGFQAVLLGTVAAGTTSVSISGLTPGTMTYFAIIAYNSSTSAASSWTLLTTPSSAAARLADVFFAQAATGKPQSNWLL, from the coding sequence ATGGCACGTTTTAACCGCTCGCAAGATCTACTCGGGAAAAAACGACGCACAGGCCGTACGCTCCGCATGGAAGAGCTCGAGGTTCGCTGCCTGCTCACTGCTACGGCAACGGCTCACACCGATTACGTCGAACTGGCGTCGAGCACGGGAATCACGGGTTACACGCCGGCGCAGATTAAGGCGGCGTACGGCGTCAGCAGCTTGTCGTTCGGTTCGACGGCCGCAAATGGCGCCGGCCAAACGATCGCGATCGTCGACGCCTATAACGACCCGAACATCGCCTCCGACCTGGCGGCATTTGATGCGGCGATGGGTATCGCCGCGCCGCCGAGTTTCAAGGTCGTGAATCAGAACGGCGGCAGCTCGCTGCCCAAGGCCGACTCCACCGGGGGTTGGGAAGGGGAAATCGCCCTCGATGTCGAATGGGCGCACGCGATCGCGCCGGGCGCGAATATCATCCTCGTCGAGGCCAACAGTGCTTCGGACGCCGACCTGTTCGCGGCGGTGAACTGGGCACGCCAGCAAGCCGGCGTGTCCGTGATCTCGATGAGTTGGGGAAGCGATGATAGTCTCGCAAACGCCAGCAACGATCAAAACCTCAGCTCGCAATATCTTGTCACCCCCAGCGGTCACCAGGGTATTACGTTCGTGGCCTCTTCGGGTGATGACGGTCATCCGAACTTCCCGGCCGAGAGTCCGAACGTCTTGGCCGTGGGCGGGACGGACCTTTATTTAACGTCAAGCGGGGCGATCACGAGCGAAACCGCTTGGGAGCCCACCACCAGCGGCGGCCAGACCTGGAGCGGCGGCGGCGGTGTCAGCCAGGAATTCTCCGGTCGCGATGTGCCGGATGTGGCCTACAATGCCGGCGTCGGCATGGCCGTGTACAACACTTACGGTGGCGCCGGCGGATGGGAAAGCATCGGCGGCACCAGCGCGGGCGCTCCGCAATGGGCGGCGCTGATCGCAATCGCCAACCAGGGGCGCGCGCTCGCCGGTCAAGGAACACTCAACGGCGCTTCGCAAACTTTGGCTGCCATCTATGCGGCGCCCGCGAGCGATTTCCACGATATCACCACAGGCAGTACGCAATTCGAATCGGCCGGAGTCGGTTACGACCTGGCAACGGGGCGCGGCAGTCCCGTCGCCAATTTGCTCGTTCCTTTTCTGGTCAGCTACGGCACGTCTGGTAGCACCGGAGGCGGAGGCACCGGCGGTGGTGGTACTGGCGGAGGTACGACGTCGTCGAATCCGACCGCGCCCTCGAACTTCACCGCGTCGACGCTTTCGACGACCCAGATCAGCATTAGCTGGTCGTCCTCGACCGGCGCGACCGGCTACCACCTGTACGAAAACGTTAACGGCACTCCTGTGCTTCTCACAAATTACGGTCCGGCTGCCACATCAGCGATCATCGGTGGTCTGACGGCCGGCACGACCTACAGCTTCGAGCTTGTGGCTTACAACTCGTCGGGTACAGCGGCGACGAATTGGGTCGAGGCCACGACGGCCACAAGCACTGTTACGACGGTGGTCGCTCCGCAGAACTTGGCGGCCACGGCGACTTCCGCCACGACCGTGCAACTCTCCTGGAGTGCGTCGGCCGGCGCAAGCGGCTATCGCATCTACGAATATCAGAATGGCACGGCCGTGCTGATCAACACCGTGGGCGCCGGGACCACTTCGGCCACTGTCAGCGGCCTGACGCCCAGCTCGACCGCGTACTTTTTCGTGACGGCGTACAACGCGAATTCGTCGGCATCCACATCGTGGGTCAGCGTGACGCTGCCGGCGGCCAACGTGAGCGTCAGTGCGCCGCAAAACGTCACCGCCAGCGCGACATCCGCCACGACCGCGCTCATCTCCTGGAGTGCGGTAACCGGCGCGACAAGCTATCGAGTTTTTGAATACGTCAACGGCCAGGCGGTACAAGTTGGTACGACGACAAGCGGCACAACGTCGTTAACCGTCGGCAATCTCACCCCCGGCACGACAGATTACTTCTACGTCACGGCCTACAACGCCACGTCGACGGCTTCGTCGGGCTGGGTCAGCGTCACCATGCCAAGTGCCGCTACGCTGTCAGCGCCGCGCGTCACCGCGAGTGCTACATCCTCGACGACGGGCACCCTGTCGTGGAGTGCATCGGCCGGCGCGACAGGCTATGAGATCGTTTACTGGAATGGTTTCCAGGCCGTCCTGCTGGGTACGGTGGCTGCCGGGACCACGTCCGTCTCGATCAGCGGTCTGACGCCGGGCACGATGACCTACTTTGCGATCATTGCCTACAACAGTAGCACGAGCGCCGCATCGAGCTGGACCTTGCTGACGACACCGTCGTCGGCCGCGGCTCGATTGGCGGACGTGTTCTTCGCCCAGGCGGCGACAGGCAAGCCTCAATCCAACTGGCTGCTGTAG
- a CDS encoding DUF1553 domain-containing protein, giving the protein MATNAAWKSCTVRLLVAMYCLGFFALVQDSIAADAPTSASAAYFDREVAPLLSRRCLDCHNPTDKKGGLDLTNATAAKSGGDSGPAIEPGKPDDSLLWSRVAADEMPPKHPLPAAERKLLHDWIAAGAAWGTDAIDRFRYSSDTRAGYDWWALSPIVRPAVPELMAGEVSSPCAIDQLVRPELARHNLHPAPEADRRTLIRRVTFDLTGLPPTPEEIDVFFNDAGDGAYERVVDRLLASPQYGVRWARHWLDVVRFGESNGFEYDELRPQAWPYRDWVVRALNDDLPYDEFVRMQLAGDCLRPHDLDATIATGFLTAGAYDTAGQNQQSAAMRAVVRQDELEDLVGTVAQTFLGLTVNCARCHDHKFDPIRQSEYYALASALSGVRHGNQELAGLSLAGKRAAELAGLEARRQKLESELAALEHPARARILAKRRAQPVELRPLAAWDFRQDRLEQTAGWEIELHGAARLTSAGLELNGDDAFATTGRSSQDLRAKTLEVWVRLANVKQSGGAAIGVQSLDGGVFDSIVFGEREPRQWMAGSDNYVRTQSFHAAEEIAPSNELVHMCLTYAEDGTVSAFRNREPYGRPYRTSAVATFPARKSQIVFGLRHAPAAPGKMLSGLIERAHLYDRALSADEVASGVDHTVTSAMIRQELGTDDLAHYEGVQADLASTNAAIAALRPTSVYANKPREPEPTRLLARGNPAQPKDVVAPGGIAAVGSLPADFGLAADAPESERRLRLANWITDARNPLFARVIVNRLWHYHFGVGLVDTPNDFGFNGGRPTNQALVDWLAAEMIAGGYHLKPIHRLIVTSATYRQASSLDAAAMKVDADNRLLWRHAPQRLEAEAVRDTMLHVAGALNLSLDGPGFQEMKATIAPGTNTFLYAPDDPTKAIFKRRTLYRVWARSGRSALLDVLDCPDPSTTSPKRAVTTTPLQALSLLNNAFVLHVADKFAERVERDAGAEPARQVARVYQLAYGRLPAEDEQKIAIRVVREHGLGALARAIFNSNEFVYVD; this is encoded by the coding sequence ATGGCCACGAATGCCGCATGGAAATCTTGCACGGTACGGCTTCTCGTGGCGATGTACTGTCTTGGTTTTTTTGCGCTCGTCCAGGATTCGATCGCTGCCGATGCGCCGACTAGTGCGTCCGCCGCATATTTCGATCGCGAGGTTGCGCCGCTCCTTTCCCGGCGGTGCCTCGATTGCCACAACCCCACGGATAAAAAGGGCGGACTCGATCTGACCAACGCCACTGCGGCAAAGTCCGGTGGCGATAGCGGCCCAGCCATTGAGCCGGGCAAGCCTGACGACAGCCTGCTCTGGTCGCGCGTCGCGGCCGACGAGATGCCGCCGAAACATCCGCTTCCTGCCGCCGAGCGCAAACTGCTGCACGACTGGATTGCGGCCGGGGCCGCATGGGGCACCGACGCCATCGATCGCTTTCGCTATTCCTCCGATACGCGCGCCGGCTACGACTGGTGGGCGCTGTCGCCGATCGTGCGGCCTGCCGTGCCCGAGCTAATGGCCGGTGAAGTCTCCTCGCCCTGCGCGATCGATCAGTTGGTGCGACCTGAACTGGCACGGCACAATCTACATCCCGCGCCCGAAGCTGATCGCCGCACCCTGATTCGCCGCGTGACCTTCGACCTGACGGGGCTGCCGCCCACGCCGGAAGAGATCGACGTGTTTTTCAACGACGCCGGCGATGGTGCTTACGAGCGCGTCGTCGATCGGCTGCTGGCCTCGCCGCAATATGGGGTGCGCTGGGCACGGCATTGGCTCGACGTCGTGCGCTTCGGCGAAAGCAATGGCTTCGAATACGACGAGTTGCGCCCCCAGGCATGGCCCTACCGCGACTGGGTCGTGCGCGCCTTGAACGATGATTTGCCCTACGACGAGTTCGTCCGCATGCAGCTAGCCGGCGACTGTTTGCGGCCGCACGATCTGGACGCCACGATTGCCACCGGCTTTCTAACTGCCGGAGCATACGACACCGCGGGACAAAACCAGCAGAGCGCCGCCATGCGGGCCGTGGTGCGGCAGGACGAATTAGAGGATCTGGTCGGCACCGTGGCCCAGACGTTTCTGGGGCTCACCGTTAATTGCGCTCGCTGTCATGACCATAAGTTCGATCCGATCCGGCAAAGCGAGTATTACGCGCTTGCGTCCGCCTTGTCCGGCGTGCGACATGGCAATCAGGAACTCGCCGGCTTGTCGCTCGCTGGAAAGCGCGCCGCGGAGCTCGCCGGCCTGGAGGCACGCCGCCAAAAGCTGGAATCGGAACTCGCGGCATTGGAACATCCCGCTCGCGCTCGCATCCTGGCAAAACGCCGCGCGCAACCGGTCGAATTACGTCCCTTGGCCGCCTGGGATTTTCGGCAAGACCGACTCGAGCAGACAGCCGGTTGGGAGATCGAACTGCACGGCGCGGCGCGACTGACATCGGCAGGCCTCGAACTCAATGGAGACGATGCGTTCGCCACGACTGGCCGCTCGTCGCAGGATCTGCGCGCCAAGACCCTCGAAGTCTGGGTGCGCCTGGCCAACGTGAAGCAAAGCGGCGGCGCGGCGATCGGCGTTCAGTCGCTCGATGGCGGCGTTTTCGATTCAATCGTCTTCGGTGAGCGCGAACCGCGCCAATGGATGGCCGGCAGCGACAACTATGTCCGTACGCAGAGCTTTCACGCCGCGGAGGAAATTGCGCCCAGCAACGAGCTAGTACATATGTGCCTCACATATGCCGAGGATGGGACGGTTTCGGCATTTCGCAATCGTGAGCCGTACGGCCGGCCCTATCGGACGAGCGCGGTGGCGACGTTTCCGGCGCGAAAATCGCAAATCGTTTTCGGTCTGCGACACGCGCCGGCCGCGCCGGGCAAGATGCTCTCCGGCTTGATCGAGCGTGCCCACCTTTACGACCGCGCGTTGTCGGCCGACGAAGTCGCGAGCGGCGTCGATCATACGGTCACCTCGGCCATGATTCGCCAGGAACTTGGTACCGACGATCTGGCTCATTATGAGGGAGTGCAAGCCGATCTGGCGAGCACGAATGCCGCGATCGCCGCCTTGCGGCCGACAAGCGTATACGCCAACAAGCCACGTGAGCCCGAGCCGACGCGACTGTTGGCGCGCGGCAACCCAGCCCAACCGAAAGACGTGGTCGCGCCAGGCGGAATTGCCGCCGTCGGTTCATTGCCCGCTGATTTTGGCCTGGCGGCGGACGCGCCCGAGAGCGAGCGTCGCCTGCGCCTGGCAAACTGGATCACCGACGCCCGCAATCCGCTCTTCGCGCGCGTCATCGTGAACCGGCTCTGGCACTATCATTTCGGTGTTGGCCTGGTCGATACTCCCAACGACTTTGGCTTTAATGGCGGTCGGCCCACCAACCAGGCCTTGGTCGACTGGCTGGCTGCCGAAATGATTGCCGGTGGCTATCACCTGAAACCGATTCACCGCTTGATCGTCACCTCGGCGACCTACCGGCAGGCCTCGTCGCTGGACGCAGCAGCCATGAAAGTCGATGCCGACAACCGGCTCTTATGGCGCCATGCGCCGCAGCGCCTCGAGGCCGAAGCCGTTCGCGACACGATGCTGCACGTGGCGGGTGCCCTGAATCTTTCCCTCGACGGCCCCGGCTTTCAGGAAATGAAAGCTACGATCGCACCGGGGACGAATACGTTCCTCTACGCTCCTGACGATCCTACGAAGGCCATCTTCAAACGGCGCACGCTTTATCGAGTCTGGGCGCGCAGTGGGCGAAGCGCGTTGCTGGACGTGCTCGATTGCCCCGATCCCTCAACGACCTCACCCAAGCGCGCAGTGACCACCACGCCGCTGCAGGCTCTTTCGCTGCTCAACAACGCGTTCGTCTTGCACGTGGCCGACAAATTCGCCGAGCGCGTCGAACGTGATGCCGGCGCGGAACCAGCGCGTCAAGTGGCCCGCGTCTATCAGCTTGCTTACGGACGCTTGCCTGCGGAGGACGAACAGAAAATCGCCATACGCGTGGTGCGCGAACATGGCCTGGGCGCTTTGGCCCGGGCGATCTTCAACAGCAATGAATTTGTATACGTGGATTGA